The following proteins come from a genomic window of bacterium:
- a CDS encoding carboxymuconolactone decarboxylase family protein: protein MNQSSNDFNKFREQMNARILAEDHAVIKRFFGVDTLAYQDGALNVKTKEMLGLCASMVMRCDDCIRYHIQKCCELGVTRSEFFDIFSVALTVGGSIVIPHLRRAVAVLDELEGKTSL from the coding sequence ATGAACCAATCGAGTAACGATTTCAACAAGTTCCGCGAGCAGATGAACGCGCGGATTCTCGCCGAGGATCACGCCGTCATCAAGCGGTTTTTCGGCGTGGACACGCTCGCCTACCAAGACGGCGCGCTGAATGTGAAGACCAAAGAGATGCTCGGCCTCTGCGCTTCGATGGTCATGCGCTGCGATGACTGCATCCGCTATCACATCCAGAAATGCTGCGAACTCGGTGTAACTCGCAGCGAGTTCTTTGATATTTTCTCCGTTGCCCTCACCGTCGGCGGCTCGATTGTCATTCCACATCTCCGGCGGGCGGTGGCGGTGCTGGATGAACTGGAGGGGAAAACGTCTTTGTAG
- a CDS encoding class I SAM-dependent methyltransferase codes for MVHTPAEIEIAQSLECDPALLPFLPYLLQDIEELGGMTTYLYSVLASPELPSGSTVLDLGCGKGVISCEIAKRFGWSVHGVDLFDPFIENARQRARDKGVESLCRFEHGNARDAVKNVSPVDVLVLFSVGRLFGTIHDTVGELRKAVKPQGHLAIEEMYLAPGVTGPTRLYGECLDKDTTLRQLTAHGDRIVDWREYPPAEIAGWNKWALQCMEQRTGELLKEHPELECLLHDYNEMQRQCCEVLDTELIGGVWLLERAPN; via the coding sequence ATGGTTCATACCCCCGCTGAAATTGAAATCGCCCAGTCCCTCGAATGCGACCCGGCTTTACTTCCGTTCCTGCCCTACCTCCTGCAGGACATCGAGGAGCTCGGCGGAATGACGACCTATCTCTATTCCGTGCTCGCGTCGCCGGAACTCCCTTCCGGCAGCACCGTGCTCGACCTCGGCTGCGGCAAGGGAGTTATCTCCTGCGAGATAGCCAAACGATTCGGTTGGAGCGTACACGGCGTGGACCTCTTCGATCCATTCATCGAAAACGCCCGCCAGCGCGCACGGGACAAGGGAGTCGAGTCTCTCTGCCGGTTCGAGCACGGCAATGCTCGCGACGCCGTGAAGAACGTCTCGCCCGTGGACGTGCTGGTTTTATTTTCGGTCGGCCGACTCTTCGGAACGATTCATGATACTGTCGGCGAACTTCGCAAAGCGGTCAAGCCGCAGGGACATCTTGCCATCGAGGAGATGTATCTGGCGCCGGGAGTCACGGGGCCGACGCGTCTCTACGGCGAGTGTCTGGACAAAGACACCACGCTCCGCCAACTCACCGCCCACGGTGACCGCATTGTGGACTGGCGCGAGTACCCGCCCGCCGAGATTGCCGGCTGGAACAAATGGGCGCTCCAATGCATGGAACAACGCACCGGTGAACTATTGAAGGAACATCCCGAGCTGGAGTGTCTGCTTCACGACTACAATGAAATGCAGCGGCAGTGCTGCGAGGTGTTGGACACAGAGCTCATCGGCGGCGTGTGGTTGCTCGAGCGCGCGCCAAACTGA